From one Pseudomonas sp. B21-048 genomic stretch:
- the rsmB gene encoding 16S rRNA (cytosine(967)-C(5))-methyltransferase RsmB, with product MNPRLAAAKALAAVLNGKASLNSSLPTQMDKVEDRDRGFTQDLAFGTARWQPRLSALAAKLLQKPFKAADADVEALLLVGLYQLLYTRVPAHAAIGETVGCADKLKKPWAKALLNAVLRRAQRESEALLAELEHDPVVRTAHPRWLQKSLKAFWPEQWEAICAANNAHPPMILRVNRRHHTRDAYLGLLTEAGIAATPCVYSRDGIILDAAADVRSLPGFAEGWISVQDEAAQLAADLLDLAPGQRVLDACCAPGGKTCHILEAEPKLAGVVAVDLEAKRLVRVRENLARLGLSAELIAADGRDTATWWDGKPFQRILLDAPCSATGVIRRHPDIKLTRQPDDIAALAVLQGELLDAMWITLEVGGILLYATCSTLPTENTEVIEAFLARTPGARELDLATTAGIKQPHGRQLLAQEGGHDGFYYAKLIKIAAARG from the coding sequence ATGAATCCACGTCTGGCTGCCGCCAAGGCACTGGCTGCTGTTCTTAACGGAAAAGCCTCACTCAACAGTTCTCTGCCGACGCAAATGGACAAGGTCGAAGACCGTGATCGCGGCTTCACCCAGGACCTGGCGTTCGGCACGGCTCGCTGGCAGCCACGTTTGTCGGCGCTGGCGGCCAAGTTGCTGCAAAAACCGTTCAAGGCGGCCGATGCCGATGTCGAGGCGCTGTTGCTGGTCGGCCTCTACCAACTGCTCTACACCCGGGTTCCGGCCCACGCTGCCATCGGCGAAACCGTCGGTTGCGCCGACAAACTGAAAAAGCCGTGGGCCAAAGCCCTGCTCAACGCCGTGCTGCGCCGCGCCCAGCGGGAAAGCGAAGCGCTGCTGGCCGAGCTGGAGCACGACCCGGTGGTGCGCACCGCTCACCCACGCTGGCTGCAAAAATCCCTCAAAGCTTTCTGGCCTGAGCAGTGGGAAGCCATTTGCGCGGCGAACAACGCTCACCCGCCGATGATTTTGCGGGTCAACCGTCGCCATCACACCCGCGATGCTTATCTCGGGTTGCTGACTGAAGCGGGCATCGCTGCCACGCCGTGTGTTTACAGCCGGGACGGCATCATCCTCGACGCCGCGGCCGACGTGCGCAGCCTGCCGGGTTTCGCCGAAGGCTGGATCAGCGTGCAGGACGAAGCCGCGCAATTGGCCGCCGATCTGCTGGACCTGGCGCCAGGCCAACGGGTGCTGGACGCCTGCTGCGCACCGGGCGGCAAGACCTGCCACATCCTTGAGGCCGAGCCCAAACTGGCCGGCGTGGTAGCTGTAGATCTGGAAGCCAAACGTCTGGTGCGAGTACGGGAAAACCTTGCACGCCTGGGACTGAGCGCCGAACTGATCGCCGCCGACGGCCGCGACACCGCGACTTGGTGGGACGGCAAACCGTTCCAGCGCATCCTGCTGGACGCCCCCTGTTCGGCCACCGGCGTGATCCGTCGTCACCCGGACATCAAACTGACCCGTCAGCCCGACGACATCGCTGCACTGGCGGTGCTTCAGGGCGAGCTGCTTGATGCCATGTGGATAACGTTGGAAGTGGGCGGCATCCTGCTTTACGCCACCTGCTCCACGCTGCCGACCGAAAACACCGAAGTCATCGAAGCATTCCTCGCTCGCACGCCGGGTGCCCGTGAACTGGACCTCGCCACGACGGCCGGCATCAAACAGCCCCATGGTCGCCAGTTGCTGGCCCAGGAAGGCGGCCACGACGGGTTCTACTACGCCAAGCTGATCAAGATCGCCGCCGCGCGCGGTTAA
- the fmt gene encoding methionyl-tRNA formyltransferase — protein MTEPLRIVFAGTPEFAAEHLKALLDSPYEIVAVYTQPDRPAGRGQKLMPSPVKQLALEHNIQVLQPPTLRNEDAQVELAALKPDLLVVVAYGLILPQVVLDIPRLGCINSHASLLPRWRGAAPIQRAVEAGDSESGVTVMRMELGLDTGPMLLKVTTPISGEDTGGSLHDRLAEMGPPAVVQAIAGLAAGTLEGEVQDDSLATYAHKLNKDEARIDWSRPAVELERLVRAFNPWPITHSTLNGEALKVLAASLAEGQGAPGEILSASKDGLVVACGEQALCLSRLQLPGGKALNFSDLFNSRREKFAVGTVLGQAADAQ, from the coding sequence ATGACTGAGCCACTGCGCATTGTCTTTGCCGGTACCCCGGAATTCGCCGCCGAACACCTCAAGGCCCTGCTCGACAGTCCTTACGAGATCGTTGCGGTCTACACCCAACCGGACCGTCCGGCGGGCCGTGGGCAGAAGCTGATGCCGAGCCCGGTCAAGCAGTTGGCTCTGGAGCACAACATCCAGGTGTTGCAACCACCAACCCTGCGCAACGAAGACGCTCAGGTTGAACTCGCCGCACTGAAGCCGGATTTGCTGGTAGTGGTCGCCTACGGGCTGATCTTGCCTCAGGTGGTGCTGGATATTCCGCGCCTGGGCTGCATCAACAGCCACGCATCTTTGCTGCCACGCTGGCGCGGTGCGGCGCCGATCCAGCGTGCCGTCGAAGCGGGCGACAGCGAAAGTGGCGTGACCGTCATGCGCATGGAACTGGGCCTCGACACCGGGCCGATGCTGCTCAAGGTCACCACGCCGATCAGCGGTGAAGACACCGGCGGCAGCCTCCACGATCGCCTTGCAGAGATGGGCCCACCGGCCGTGGTTCAGGCGATTGCCGGCCTGGCTGCAGGCACTCTGGAAGGCGAAGTGCAGGACGACAGCCTCGCCACCTACGCACATAAATTGAACAAGGACGAAGCGCGCATCGACTGGAGCCGCCCGGCAGTTGAACTGGAGCGTCTGGTTCGCGCCTTCAACCCATGGCCGATCACCCACAGCACGCTGAACGGCGAAGCGCTGAAAGTGCTGGCTGCGAGCCTGGCCGAAGGGCAGGGCGCACCGGGTGAAATCCTCAGCGCCAGCAAGGACGGCTTGGTCGTCGCCTGCGGTGAACAGGCACTGTGCCTGAGCCGTCTGCAATTGCCCGGCGGCAAGGCGCTGAACTTCAGCGACTTGTTCAACAGCCGTCGTGAGAAATTCGCCGTCGGCACCGTTCTCGGTCAAGCGGCGGACGCTCAATGA
- the def gene encoding peptide deformylase, with translation MAILDILEFPDSRLRTIAKPVAVVDDEVRQLVDDMFETMYEAPGIGLAATQVNVHKRIVVMDLSEDRSEPRVFINPEFETLTDEMEQYQEGCLSVPGFYENVDRPQKVKVKALDRDGQPYELIAEGLLAVCVQHECDHLNGKLFVDYLSTLKRDRIKKKLEKLHRQNA, from the coding sequence ATGGCCATTTTAGACATCCTCGAATTCCCCGACTCACGCCTGCGCACTATCGCCAAACCCGTGGCTGTAGTGGACGACGAAGTGCGTCAGTTGGTCGATGACATGTTTGAAACAATGTATGAAGCGCCAGGCATCGGCCTCGCCGCGACCCAGGTCAACGTGCATAAACGTATCGTCGTGATGGACCTCTCCGAAGACCGCAGCGAGCCACGGGTGTTCATCAACCCTGAGTTCGAAACCCTGACCGACGAGATGGAGCAATACCAGGAAGGCTGCCTGTCGGTGCCGGGCTTCTACGAAAATGTCGACCGCCCGCAGAAGGTCAAGGTCAAGGCCCTGGATCGCGACGGCCAACCGTACGAATTGATCGCCGAAGGGCTGCTCGCGGTATGCGTCCAGCATGAATGCGACCACCTCAACGGCAAATTGTTCGTTGATTACCTGTCCACGCTCAAACGCGACCGGATCAAGAAAAAACTGGAAAAGCTCCATCGCCAGAACGCTTGA
- a CDS encoding LysM peptidoglycan-binding domain-containing protein, translated as MRKSLLALLLLASAGFAHGQVQLREGFPQQYTVVAGDTLWDISAKYLREPWEWPQLWQANPQIENPNLIYPGDTLSLVYVNGQPRLTLNRGASRGTIKLSPRIRSSPVADAISSIPLKSINSFLLSNRIVDKAEDFDKAPYIVAGDAERVLSGTGDRIFARGHFDPAQPVYGIFRQGKVYTDPQSKEFLGINADDIGGGEIIATEGDVATLALQRTTQEVRLGDRLFSGEERSINSTFMPSAPTTDINGLIIDVPRGVTQIGALDVVTLNKGQRDGLAEGNVLVVMKTGETVRDRITGQPLKIPDERAGLLMVFRTYDKLSYGLVLNASRSLAVMDKVRNP; from the coding sequence ATGAGGAAATCACTACTCGCCCTGCTCCTTCTGGCCTCGGCCGGTTTTGCGCACGGGCAAGTGCAACTCAGGGAAGGTTTTCCACAGCAATACACCGTGGTGGCAGGGGACACACTTTGGGACATTTCCGCCAAATACCTGCGTGAGCCGTGGGAGTGGCCGCAGCTTTGGCAGGCCAATCCACAGATCGAAAACCCCAATCTCATCTATCCGGGCGATACGCTGTCGCTGGTCTATGTCAACGGTCAGCCACGCCTGACCCTCAATCGCGGCGCTTCCCGGGGCACCATCAAGCTTTCGCCACGAATCCGCAGCTCGCCGGTGGCCGATGCCATTTCGAGCATTCCGCTGAAATCGATCAACAGCTTTCTGCTGAGCAATCGCATCGTCGACAAGGCAGAGGATTTCGACAAGGCGCCCTACATCGTCGCCGGCGATGCCGAACGGGTGCTCAGCGGCACCGGTGATCGAATATTCGCCCGTGGCCATTTCGACCCGGCACAACCGGTGTACGGCATCTTCCGTCAGGGCAAGGTCTACACCGATCCGCAGAGTAAGGAGTTTCTGGGGATCAACGCCGACGACATCGGCGGCGGCGAGATCATTGCCACTGAAGGCGACGTCGCCACCCTGGCCCTGCAACGCACCACTCAGGAAGTGCGACTCGGCGACCGACTGTTCAGCGGCGAAGAGCGCTCGATCAATTCGACCTTCATGCCCAGTGCGCCAACCACCGACATCAACGGCTTGATCATCGATGTACCGCGTGGGGTCACCCAGATCGGCGCGCTGGATGTCGTCACGTTGAACAAGGGGCAGCGCGATGGCCTGGCCGAAGGCAATGTATTGGTGGTGATGAAAACCGGTGAAACCGTGCGTGACCGGATCACTGGCCAGCCATTGAAAATTCCCGACGAGCGGGCCGGTTTGCTGATGGTCTTTCGCACTTACGACAAGCTCAGCTACGGGCTGGTCCTTAACGCATCGCGCTCTTTGGCGGTGATGGACAAGGTGCGAAATCCGTAA
- the dprA gene encoding DNA-processing protein DprA: protein MSLSACTSVSPAELEARLRLHRLPELGPARFKKLLEAFGSASKAISAPASAWRALGLPLACAEARRSIEVRDGASHALAWLELPGQHLLMWDQPDYPALLAQISDAPPLLFVAGDPGILEKPQLAMVGSRRASRPGMDTATAFSRTLAGAGFVITSGLALGIDAAAHQAALDVGGQTVGVLGTGLENFYPQRNRRLADAMIASGSAVLSEFPLDAGPFPSNFPRRNRIISGLSLGVLVVEASIASGSLITARLAAEQGREVYAIPGSIHHPGAKGCHQLIRDGAVLVETIEHILEALRGWQRLPLSTEAPTEAHPLLILLHAAPHTSEALSVTSGWALSKVLAVLTELEMDGRAVCESGRWFARVN from the coding sequence ATGTCGCTGTCTGCCTGTACGTCCGTTTCCCCTGCGGAACTGGAAGCCCGTTTACGCCTGCACCGTTTGCCGGAACTCGGTCCTGCGCGTTTCAAGAAATTGCTTGAAGCCTTCGGCTCTGCCTCCAAAGCCATCAGCGCGCCGGCCAGCGCCTGGCGTGCGTTGGGCCTGCCACTTGCTTGTGCGGAAGCCCGGCGCTCTATTGAAGTCCGTGACGGCGCCAGTCATGCATTGGCCTGGTTAGAGCTCCCGGGCCAGCATTTACTGATGTGGGACCAACCTGACTACCCCGCATTGCTGGCGCAAATCAGTGATGCGCCGCCGCTGTTATTCGTCGCGGGCGATCCGGGAATTCTGGAAAAACCACAGCTGGCGATGGTCGGCAGCCGTCGTGCTTCACGACCAGGCATGGACACTGCCACCGCGTTTTCGCGCACTCTGGCTGGCGCCGGTTTTGTCATCACCAGTGGTCTGGCCCTGGGTATCGATGCTGCCGCGCATCAGGCGGCTCTGGACGTTGGCGGGCAAACGGTCGGTGTACTTGGCACGGGGCTGGAAAATTTTTATCCACAGCGCAATCGGCGACTGGCAGACGCCATGATCGCTTCGGGAAGTGCGGTACTTTCGGAGTTCCCGCTGGACGCCGGCCCTTTCCCCAGCAATTTCCCCCGGCGCAATCGAATCATCAGCGGTTTGTCCCTCGGCGTGCTCGTGGTCGAGGCGAGTATTGCCAGTGGTTCATTAATCACCGCGAGGCTGGCGGCGGAACAGGGGCGTGAGGTGTATGCGATACCAGGGTCGATCCATCACCCTGGGGCAAAGGGTTGTCATCAGCTGATCCGCGACGGTGCGGTGCTGGTGGAAACCATCGAGCACATCCTCGAAGCCTTGCGCGGCTGGCAACGGCTGCCGTTATCCACAGAAGCGCCGACAGAGGCTCATCCGCTGCTCATATTGCTCCACGCGGCGCCCCATACCAGCGAAGCCTTGTCGGTCACCAGCGGCTGGGCGTTGTCGAAAGTGTTGGCAGTGCTGACGGAATTGGAAATGGACGGCCGTGCGGTCTGCGAAAGCGGTCGATGGTTTGCGCGGGTAAACTAG
- a CDS encoding L-threonylcarbamoyladenylate synthase, translating into MVNSWRVQQAAREVRAGAVIAYPTEAVWGLGCDPWDEEAVDRLLLIKGRSVDKGLILVADNIRQFDFLFEDFPELWMDRMASTWPGPNTWLVPHQNLLPQWITGVHETVALRVSDHPLVRDLCALVGPLVSTSANPQGRPAARTRLRVEQYFRGQVDWVLGGNLGGRKNPSVIRDLATGHVVRPD; encoded by the coding sequence ATGGTCAACAGTTGGCGTGTGCAACAAGCCGCACGAGAAGTTCGCGCCGGGGCGGTCATTGCCTATCCAACCGAAGCTGTCTGGGGTCTGGGTTGCGACCCGTGGGACGAAGAGGCGGTGGATCGTCTGCTGCTGATCAAGGGACGGTCTGTGGATAAAGGCCTGATTCTGGTGGCCGACAATATTCGCCAGTTCGACTTCCTCTTCGAAGACTTCCCTGAATTGTGGATGGACCGCATGGCCAGCACCTGGCCGGGGCCCAACACCTGGCTGGTGCCGCATCAGAATCTGTTGCCCCAGTGGATTACCGGAGTGCATGAAACGGTGGCGTTGCGGGTTAGCGATCACCCACTGGTGCGGGATTTGTGTGCGTTGGTCGGGCCGTTGGTTTCAACCTCGGCCAACCCTCAGGGACGGCCGGCGGCGCGGACGCGGCTTCGCGTGGAGCAGTATTTCCGTGGGCAGGTTGATTGGGTGCTGGGCGGCAATCTGGGTGGGCGGAAGAATCCGAGCGTGATTCGCGATCTGGCCACCGGCCACGTTGTGCGCCCGGATTAG
- a CDS encoding NADPH:quinone reductase — translation MAKRIQFRAHGGPEVLEYVDYQPAEPGPLQVRVTNKAIGLNFIDTYYRSGLYAPPTLPSGLGAEGAGVVEAVGSEVTRFKIGDRVAYGSGPLGAYSDVHVLPQDNLVHLPDAISFEQAAGVMLKGLTVQYLLRQTYELKGGETILFHAAAGGVGSLACQWAKALGVKLIGTVSSAEKAALAKANGAWATIDYSHENVAQRVLELTDGKKVPVVYDGVGKDTWLTSLDSVAPRGLVVSFGNASGAVDGVNLGILAAKGSLYVTRPTLATYANNAENLQSMADELFEMIISGKLKVDISQRYPLAEAAKAQTELSARRTTGSTVLLP, via the coding sequence ATGGCAAAACGTATCCAGTTCCGCGCCCATGGCGGCCCCGAAGTGCTCGAATACGTGGACTACCAACCCGCCGAGCCCGGCCCGCTGCAGGTACGCGTGACCAACAAGGCCATCGGCCTGAACTTCATCGACACCTATTACCGCAGTGGCCTTTATGCGCCGCCAACCCTGCCATCGGGCCTGGGCGCCGAGGGCGCGGGCGTGGTCGAAGCAGTCGGAAGCGAAGTCACCCGCTTCAAGATCGGCGATCGCGTGGCATACGGCAGTGGCCCTTTGGGCGCCTACAGCGATGTTCACGTATTGCCGCAAGACAACTTAGTGCACTTGCCGGACGCCATCAGCTTCGAACAAGCCGCCGGCGTGATGCTCAAAGGCCTGACCGTGCAGTACTTGCTGCGTCAGACGTATGAACTCAAGGGTGGCGAAACCATTCTGTTCCACGCTGCGGCCGGCGGCGTTGGTTCCCTCGCCTGCCAATGGGCCAAGGCCTTGGGCGTGAAGCTGATCGGCACGGTCAGCTCAGCGGAGAAAGCTGCCCTGGCGAAGGCCAATGGTGCCTGGGCGACCATCGATTACAGCCATGAAAACGTCGCACAACGCGTGCTGGAGTTGACTGACGGCAAAAAAGTGCCGGTGGTGTACGACGGTGTAGGTAAAGACACCTGGCTGACGTCGCTCGACAGCGTCGCGCCTCGGGGGTTGGTGGTGAGTTTCGGTAATGCTTCAGGCGCAGTGGATGGCGTGAATCTGGGGATTCTCGCGGCAAAGGGTTCGCTGTACGTGACCCGACCGACCCTGGCGACCTACGCCAACAACGCTGAAAACCTGCAAAGTATGGCCGATGAGCTGTTCGAGATGATCATCAGCGGCAAGTTGAAGGTGGACATCAGCCAGCGCTATCCATTGGCTGAAGCGGCCAAAGCGCAGACCGAATTGTCGGCACGGCGCACGACGGGCTCGACTGTTTTGTTGCCTTGA
- the hemF gene encoding oxygen-dependent coproporphyrinogen oxidase — MTTRTEAVKAYLLDLQDRICAALEAEDGGARFVEDAWTRPAGGGGRTRVIENGAVIEKGGVNFSHVFGSGLPPSASAHRPELAGRGFEALGVSLVIHPHNPHVPTSHANVRFFIAEKEGEEPVWWFGGGFDLTPYYGNEEDCAHWHRVAEQACAPFGPDVYPRYKAWCDSYFHIKHRHEPRGIGGLFFDDLNEWDFDTSFAFMRAIGDAFIDAYLPIVQRRKNDAFTAKQREFQEFRRGRYVEFNLVYDRGTLFGLQSGGRTESILMSLPPQVRWAYDWKAEPGSEEARLTEYFLQDRDWLAKA, encoded by the coding sequence ATGACGACCCGCACCGAGGCCGTAAAAGCCTACCTGCTCGACCTGCAAGACCGCATTTGCGCTGCCCTGGAAGCCGAAGACGGCGGCGCACGTTTCGTCGAAGACGCCTGGACCCGCCCTGCCGGTGGTGGCGGTCGCACCCGGGTGATAGAAAACGGCGCGGTCATCGAAAAGGGCGGCGTCAACTTTTCCCACGTCTTTGGCAGCGGACTCCCACCCTCCGCCAGCGCTCATCGGCCAGAACTGGCCGGCCGAGGCTTCGAAGCCTTGGGCGTGTCTCTGGTGATTCACCCGCACAACCCGCATGTACCGACGTCCCACGCCAATGTGCGCTTTTTCATTGCTGAAAAAGAAGGTGAAGAGCCGGTCTGGTGGTTCGGTGGCGGCTTCGACCTGACCCCTTATTACGGTAATGAAGAAGACTGCGCGCACTGGCACCGCGTCGCCGAACAGGCCTGCGCGCCGTTCGGCCCGGACGTCTACCCGCGCTACAAAGCCTGGTGCGACAGTTATTTCCACATCAAGCATCGCCACGAGCCGCGCGGCATCGGCGGTTTGTTTTTCGATGATTTGAACGAGTGGGACTTCGACACGAGCTTCGCCTTCATGCGCGCCATCGGCGATGCGTTCATCGACGCGTACCTGCCGATCGTGCAGCGCCGCAAGAACGATGCGTTCACGGCCAAACAGCGTGAATTCCAGGAGTTTCGCCGTGGTCGTTACGTCGAGTTCAACCTGGTCTATGACCGCGGTACGTTGTTCGGCCTGCAATCGGGCGGGCGTACCGAATCGATTCTGATGTCATTGCCACCGCAAGTGCGCTGGGCCTACGACTGGAAGGCCGAGCCGGGCAGTGAAGAAGCGCGCCTGACCGAGTACTTCCTGCAAGACCGCGATTGGTTGGCCAAGGCCTGA
- the aroE gene encoding shikimate dehydrogenase — protein sequence MDRYVVFGNPIGHSKSPLIHRLFAEQTGQKLDYSTLLAPLDDFSGCAQAFFREGRGANVTVPFKEDAYRLANSLTKRAQRAGAVNTLSKLADGSLLGDNTDGAGLVRDLTVNAGFSLTGKRILLLGAGGAVRGALEPLLAEQPASVIIANRTVEKAELLAELFADLGPVSASGFDWLLEPVDLIINATSASLSGDVPPIASSLIEPGKTVCYDMMYGKDPTSFCRWASEHGAAVAMDGLGMLAEQAAEAFYLWRGVRPDTAPVLAELRRQLAL from the coding sequence ATGGATCGTTACGTCGTATTCGGTAACCCGATTGGCCACAGCAAGTCGCCGCTGATCCACCGTTTGTTCGCCGAGCAGACGGGGCAAAAACTGGACTACAGCACTTTGCTGGCGCCCCTCGATGATTTTTCCGGCTGTGCCCAGGCATTTTTCCGCGAAGGGCGTGGGGCGAATGTGACGGTGCCGTTCAAGGAAGACGCCTATCGTTTGGCGAACAGTTTGACCAAGCGGGCGCAGCGAGCCGGCGCGGTGAATACTCTGAGCAAACTGGCCGATGGCAGTTTGCTGGGTGACAACACCGATGGCGCCGGGCTGGTGAGGGACCTGACGGTCAACGCCGGATTCAGCCTTACGGGCAAACGCATCCTGCTGCTCGGGGCCGGGGGGGCGGTGCGTGGTGCGCTGGAGCCGCTGCTGGCGGAGCAACCGGCGTCGGTGATCATTGCCAACCGCACGGTGGAAAAAGCCGAATTGCTGGCGGAGTTGTTCGCGGATTTGGGGCCGGTGTCGGCCAGTGGTTTCGATTGGTTGCTGGAACCGGTGGACCTGATCATCAACGCTACGTCCGCCAGTCTGTCAGGTGATGTACCGCCTATTGCCAGCAGTTTGATCGAACCGGGCAAGACGGTTTGCTACGACATGATGTACGGCAAAGACCCGACCTCGTTCTGCCGCTGGGCCAGCGAGCACGGTGCGGCGGTGGCGATGGATGGCCTGGGCATGTTGGCCGAGCAGGCGGCGGAAGCGTTCTATCTGTGGCGCGGTGTGCGCCCGGATACGGCGCCGGTGCTGGCCGAGCTCCGTCGCCAGCTCGCGCTCTAG
- a CDS encoding SulP family inorganic anion transporter — protein sequence MAFPSRHSLFPFLTWLPRQTRASVGRDLIVGLSGAILALPQSIAYALIAGLPPEYGLYAAIIPVLIACLWGSSWHLICGPTAAISIVLYASVSPLAVPASQDYVTLILLLTLLAGIFQWLLGLLRFGALVNFVSHSVVLGFTLGAAVVIAIGQLPNLLGLDVPNQATALNSLVLLFSHLSEVDKPSLVLGLATVVVGVVLKLLVPRWPTLLIALALSGLLVWLWPAMFGHVQLVSAFVGRLPPFSPLPLDLDLVLRLLPSAVAVGMLGLVTSLSIARSLSARSQQLLDANQEVRAQGFSNMVGAFFSGSLSAGSFTRSALSYDAGACSPLAGVFSAVWVALFAIFGAVLIAHIPIPAMAGSILLIAWGLVDHRGIRALLRVSRAEFLVMALTCVATLLLELQTAIYAGVLASLFFYLKRTSQPRVQHWREGDEDILRVGGSIFFGASHYLQVRLQRMHGARVVIEAQQINFIDYSGVEMLHQEARRLLRQDRSLTLRRARPQVVEELRKLEGAEKCPIRFED from the coding sequence ATGGCCTTCCCCAGCCGCCATTCACTCTTCCCCTTCCTGACCTGGTTGCCCCGGCAAACCCGCGCCAGCGTCGGCCGTGACCTGATTGTCGGCCTGAGCGGTGCGATTCTCGCGTTGCCGCAATCCATTGCCTACGCCCTGATCGCCGGTCTCCCACCAGAATACGGGTTGTACGCCGCGATTATCCCAGTGCTGATCGCCTGCCTCTGGGGCTCGTCATGGCATTTGATCTGCGGTCCTACGGCGGCCATTTCCATCGTCCTGTATGCCAGCGTCAGTCCTCTGGCTGTCCCCGCGTCGCAGGACTACGTCACGCTGATCCTGCTTCTGACACTCCTTGCGGGCATTTTCCAGTGGTTGCTGGGTTTGCTGCGTTTCGGCGCTTTGGTGAATTTCGTCTCTCACTCGGTGGTGCTGGGCTTCACCCTTGGCGCAGCGGTGGTGATTGCCATTGGGCAACTGCCGAACTTGCTGGGGCTGGATGTGCCCAATCAGGCCACGGCACTGAACAGCCTGGTGCTGCTGTTCAGTCATCTGAGTGAGGTGGACAAACCCTCGCTGGTACTGGGCCTGGCCACGGTCGTGGTGGGCGTCGTACTGAAACTGCTGGTGCCGCGCTGGCCGACACTGTTGATCGCTCTGGCCCTGAGCGGATTGCTGGTGTGGCTGTGGCCAGCGATGTTCGGTCATGTGCAGTTGGTCAGCGCCTTTGTCGGGCGGCTGCCACCCTTCAGCCCGTTGCCGCTGGATCTGGACCTGGTGTTGCGCCTGCTGCCTAGCGCGGTGGCGGTCGGGATGCTCGGGCTGGTGACGAGCCTGTCGATTGCCCGCTCCTTGTCGGCGCGCTCGCAGCAGTTGCTCGACGCCAATCAAGAAGTCCGCGCCCAAGGCTTCTCGAACATGGTCGGTGCGTTTTTTTCCGGCTCGCTGTCAGCCGGTTCCTTCACCCGCTCGGCCCTGAGCTATGACGCCGGTGCCTGCTCACCGTTGGCGGGCGTTTTTTCAGCAGTATGGGTGGCGTTGTTCGCTATCTTCGGTGCGGTATTGATCGCGCACATTCCGATCCCGGCTATGGCCGGCAGCATTTTGTTGATCGCTTGGGGATTGGTCGACCATCGCGGCATTCGCGCCTTGTTGCGGGTCAGTCGTGCCGAGTTTCTTGTCATGGCGCTGACCTGTGTCGCGACGCTGTTGCTGGAGTTGCAAACGGCGATCTACGCCGGCGTGCTGGCCTCGCTGTTCTTCTACCTCAAACGCACCTCGCAACCTCGGGTGCAGCATTGGCGTGAGGGCGACGAGGACATTCTGCGAGTCGGCGGTTCAATCTTTTTCGGCGCCAGCCATTACCTGCAAGTGCGTTTGCAACGGATGCACGGCGCGCGGGTAGTGATCGAGGCGCAGCAGATCAACTTCATCGACTATTCGGGCGTGGAAATGCTGCACCAGGAGGCGCGACGGCTGCTGCGCCAGGATCGCAGCCTGACCCTGCGGCGGGCACGGCCACAGGTGGTGGAGGAATTGAGAAAGCTCGAAGGCGCGGAGAAATGCCCGATCCGGTTTGAAGATTGA
- the choX gene encoding choline ABC transporter substrate-binding protein produces MQRLSTVLTVGLLALGSASAYAEQSCETVKMADPGWSDIAATNAITGFLLDGMGYKAKVDTLAVPITFGGLKDGQVDVFLGNWMPAQQGFYDKFVANGDVTQLAKNLDGTEFTLAVPDYVWDAGVHNFNDLNKYAELHPKEVDKKIYGIGSGAPANISLQEIIKKNDFDMGQWKLVESSEQAMLAEVSRAVKKQKFVTFLGWTPHPMNVQLKMHYLKGGEKYFGDTGSVYTLTRKGYAQACPNVGKLLTNLSFTQEMENSIMAEAVNKKVSNAEAAKAWIKANPAVLDKWLDGVKTVDGKDALPAVKAKL; encoded by the coding sequence ATGCAAAGGTTATCCACAGTACTGACGGTCGGGCTTCTGGCTCTGGGCAGCGCCTCGGCTTATGCCGAGCAAAGCTGCGAGACGGTGAAAATGGCCGACCCTGGCTGGAGCGACATTGCTGCAACCAACGCCATCACCGGGTTTCTGCTGGACGGCATGGGCTACAAGGCCAAGGTCGACACGCTGGCAGTACCGATCACCTTTGGCGGTCTGAAGGATGGCCAGGTGGACGTATTCCTCGGTAACTGGATGCCGGCGCAGCAGGGCTTCTACGACAAGTTCGTGGCCAACGGCGACGTTACGCAACTGGCGAAGAACCTCGACGGCACCGAATTCACGCTGGCGGTCCCGGATTACGTTTGGGATGCGGGTGTGCATAACTTTAACGACTTGAACAAGTACGCCGAGCTACACCCAAAAGAAGTCGACAAAAAGATCTATGGCATCGGCTCCGGCGCCCCGGCAAACATTTCGCTGCAAGAGATCATCAAGAAGAATGACTTCGATATGGGCCAGTGGAAGCTGGTCGAATCCAGCGAGCAGGCGATGCTGGCCGAAGTGTCTCGCGCGGTGAAGAAACAGAAGTTCGTGACCTTCCTCGGCTGGACGCCCCACCCGATGAACGTGCAGCTGAAAATGCATTACCTGAAAGGCGGCGAGAAGTACTTCGGCGACACCGGCAGCGTTTATACACTGACCCGCAAAGGTTATGCACAGGCCTGCCCGAACGTCGGCAAACTGCTCACCAACCTGAGTTTTACCCAGGAAATGGAGAACAGCATCATGGCCGAGGCGGTGAACAAAAAGGTCAGCAATGCCGAGGCGGCCAAGGCGTGGATCAAGGCCAATCCGGCGGTGCTGGATAAGTGGCTGGACGGTGTGAAGACCGTGGACGGGAAGGATGCGTTGCCGGCGGTCAAAGCCAAACTTTAA